One Maniola jurtina chromosome 25, ilManJurt1.1, whole genome shotgun sequence DNA segment encodes these proteins:
- the LOC123877981 gene encoding proteoglycan 4-like, whose product MMRRGNNRGRGGNFGGPGNPRGGGGARGGGNADGPLLTNHLRDLDMELDLLKRKREIFEQEQIMLDRMANNTSNYSSGNSTQYPSSSNHYPPNTNYSNNSNRRQYDNKQPFNTYNQQGSYNQQGGYNEQGSYNQQGTYNQQGSEEFNFANVSSSYQPGPRPSNFTSKPQGFKRQAGQVWQNPNPTPPKRFNAPQSINPSPKRFNAPSINPWQNPNARQAEFRAVNQNPPQPKNFSAQTRALMAQKPGIGQRIKNKYNPPPERKNFKPNKVFKPNQKPVAKAPVYRPSVETKKLIEETNKLIAHTNKLVGQSAKPKGRNPPSQAQNPSPKVTNNQPRSQNKYTKKLSLDQDNILRPYRQPSVQVKGRLELAVGMIMKSIKELCPDEGTLDYFNIPFMQRVIKHTLRGRIRDVMMNKPVVNLKDIVDKYREKYPLVTDLELMKIAQDAHEYNNNQRVKHLIEADNPEQFFKKNIGKVLHNKFCDMFDDLQKLYEKKDTINVEELAESFLPAPKENNNKDTPEGNENGVKDLSGEIDTSGEKDTQEEMDSTWEGDTSGVEDIDGEKVTDGAENKDGTEDANKITSDEKEQDTDDNAVVEKDKSDKNTEHTATSSKDIKSIECKSEKSKKYLEFMEKLIEQKLPLALCRFKEEFLYILCLDKEFVRMKALIDLETKLKLRKSAESVIILDDDEETRAKSNPATPTKSATAGKPATPAATSKPAATASKSAAPSPSSAKPVVAPTTPAKSAATAAKPVAPSTTPKPVAPSTTPKPATPTQAAKPATPKPAASSTAAKPATPVKPATTTTAAKSATPVKPAATATPVKPSTAAGKPAAPPKADENSGPTTPKTPASKNIQYVKLIGRPALPARAVIYEFLNQFSPTSIKKHKSISNLLVIGFTDKEGFDKILTANESVVGDATITIKASEQVSTPVHNKTPQQGNKTPAHNKENELNKTNDQENDKNDETPAQTDPNKGITQTNENILNSSADDIIPIDLDSQISDLLSSIRKADEEEKNDPNVPDEPKDVEVMDTTNIDEVDLTKEEETDKNEKEESDNNKETVEEIEEVDAEESTTEDKGDDAKESTTEDKEDDAKESITEDSNTVTIDLDTIMEDDEETTKAGNIKAKAVEEVAKTAKESGRATPTRSSSRLANVTPSTIKTRRASRLANNN is encoded by the exons ATGATGCGACGTGGAAATAATAGGGGCCGCGGGGGCAATTTCGGCGGCCCAGGGAATCCCAGGGGCGGCGGCGGAGCCCGAGGCGGCGGGAATGCCGACGGGCCTCTTTTAACGAACCATTTACGT GACTTGGACATGGAACTGGACCTACTTAAACGCAAAAGGGAAATCTTTGAGCAGGAACAGATCATGTTGGATAGAATGGCCAACAACACCAGTAACTACTCGTCTGGCAACAGTACCCAATATCCCAGTAGTAGTAATCATTACCCGCCTAACACTAATTACTCCAATAATTCTAATAGG AGGCAGTATGATAACAAGCAACCCTTTAACACCTATAACCAACAGGGCAGTTATAATCAACAGGGTGGTTATAATGAACAGGGCAGTTATAACCAACAGGGCACCTATAATCAACAAGGCAGTGAAGAATTTAATTTCGCTAACGTTTCTTCTTCATATCAGCCTGGTCCTAGGCCTTCTAACTTTACTTCTAAGCCACAGGGCTTCAAACGTCAAGCTGGGCAAGTTTGGCAAAATCCAAACCCCACTCCCCCCAAACGTTTCAATGCGCCTCAGAGCATTAATCCCTCTCCGAAACGTTTCAATGCGCCAAGCATTAATCCCTGGCAGAACCCAAACGCCAGGCAGGCAGAATTTAGAGCCGTAAATCAAAATCCTCCACAACCCAAGAACTTCTCTGCCCAAACCAGGGCCCTTATGGCACAAAAACCTGGCATCGGCCAGCGAATCAAGAACAAATATAATCCGCCACCTGAACGTAAAAATTTCAAGCCTAACAAAGTGTTCAAACCCAACCAAAAGCCTGTAGCAAAAGCCCCTGTCTACCGCCCGTCTGTTGAAACGAAAAAGTTGATCGAGGAGACCAATAAGTTAATTGCGCATACCAACAAGTTAGTCGGGCAATCCGCTAAGCCCAAAGGGCGAAACCCTCCATCACAAGCGCAAAACCCTTCTCCAAAAGTAACAAATAATCAACCAAGATCGCAAAATAAATACACGAAGAAACTGTCGTTGGACCAGGATAATATTCTTCGTCCCTACAGGCAGCCGTCTGTGCAAGTAAAAGGTCGGCTGGAGTTAGCTGTGGGCATGATCATGAAATCAATCAAAGAGCTATGCCCTGATGAGGGAACCCTCGACTATTTCAATATCCCCTTCATGCAGCGTGTCATTAAGCACACCCTGCGCGGACGCATACGAGACGTCATGATGAACAAACCCGTCGTCAATCTCAAGGACATTGTCGATAAATACCGCGAGAAATATCCCCTAGTGACTGACCTTGAGCTGATGAAAATAGCCCAAGACGCGCATGAATATAATAACAACCAACGGGTTAAGCATCTTATCGAAGCAG ATAACCCAGAACAGTTTTTCAAGAAGAACATAGGTAAAGTCCTGCATAACAAATTCTGCGACATGTTTGATGAT CTCCAGAAATTGTATGAGAAAAAAGATACAATCAATGTTGAAGAGTTGGCCGAGAGTTTCCTTCCTGCTcctaaagaaaataataataaagatacaCCCGAGGGTAATGAAAATGGAGTAAAAGATTTAAGTGGAGAAATTGATACAAGTGGGGAAAAGGATACCCAGGAAGAGATGGATTCTACTTGGGAAGGAGATACAAGCGGAGTAGAAGATATAGATGGGGAAAAAGTTACAGATGGAGCCGAAAATAAAGATGGAACAGAAGATGcaaataaaattacaagtgATGAAAAAGAACAAGACACAGATGATAATGCTGTTGTGGAAAAAGACAAATCTGATAAAAATACAGAACACACAGCAACCAGCAGCAAGGATATAAAAAGTATTGAATGTAAATCTGAGAAGAGTAAGAAATATCTAGAATTTATGGAGAAACTTATTGAACAGAAATTGCCATTAGCATTGTGTAGATTCAAAGAA GAATTCTTGTATATCTTGTGTCTCGACAAAGAATTTGTGAGGATGAAAGCTTTGATTGATCTGGAGACGAAATTGAAGTTGCGTAAATCAGCGGAAAGCGTCATAATATTAGATGATGATGAGGAAACCAGGGCCAAATCAAATCCTGCAACTCCTACAAAGTCTGCAACAGCTGGGAAACCTGCAACACCAGCAGCCACATCGAAACCCGCAGCAACAGCCTCAAAATCAGCAGCACCATCACCTTCATCTGCAAAACCTGTGGTAGCTCCAACTACACCTGCTAAATCTGCAGCAACAGCTGCAAAACCTGTGGCACCATCAACTACGCCAAAACCTGTGGCACCATCAACTACGCCAAAACCTGCAACTCCAACTCAAGCTGCAAAACCTGCAACACCAAAACCAGCAGCTTCATCAACAGCTGCAAAACCTGCAACACCTGTGAAACCAGCAACCACAACTACAGCTGCAAAATCTGCAACACCTGTGAAACCAGCAGCCACAGCTACACCTGTAAAACCTTCAACAGCTGCTGGAAAACCTGCAGCACCTCCCAAAGCAGATGAGAATAGTGGCCCTACCACACCTAAGACGCCAGCTTCTAAGAATATACAATATGTTAAG CTGATTGGTCGTCCAGCATTACCTGCCAGAGCTGTCATCTACGAGTTCTTGAACCAGTTCAGCCCGACTTCAATCAAGAAGCATAAGAGCATCAGCAACCTCCTGGTCATAGGGTTTACTGATAAGGAAGGATTTGATAAGATTTTGACTGCTAACGAGTCTGTTGTCG gtGACGCTACAATCACTATAAAAGCGAGCGAGCAAGTAAGTACTCCAGTACATAACAAAACACCTCAACAAGGAAATAAAACCCCAGCTCATAACAAAGAAAATGAGCTAAATAAGACAAATGACCAAGAAAATGACAAAAATGATGAAACACCTGCTCAAACAGATCCAAACAAAGGTATCACTCAAACTAATGAAAACATATTGAACTCATCAGCAGATGATATAATACCTATAGACTTGGATTCTCAAATCTCTGATTTACTCTCATCGATAAGAAAAGCTGACGAGGAAGAGAAAAATGATCCAAATGTACCAGATGAACCAAAAGATGTAGAGGTAATGGATACCACAAATATTGATGAAGTTGATTTGACAAAGGAAGAAGAAACTgataaaaatgaaaaggaaGAATCTGATAACAATAAAGAAACAGTTGAAGAAATTGAAGAAGTTGATGCCGAAGAATCTACTACTGAGGATAAAGGAGATGATGCAAAAGAATCTACTACTGAAGATAAAGAAGATGATGCAAAAGAATCTATTACTGAAGATTCTAATACAGTAACAATAGATTTAGACACAATCATGGAAGACGACGAAGAGACGACAAAAGCGGGAAACATAAAAGCAAAAGCGGTTGAGGAAGTGGCTAAGACTGCAAAAGAATCTGGTAGAGCTACGCCTACTAGATCTTCCTCTCGCTTAGCTAATGTTACTCCTAGTACTATAAAAACTAGACGCGCAAGCAGATtggcaaataataattaa